The proteins below come from a single Corynebacterium glyciniphilum AJ 3170 genomic window:
- a CDS encoding MFS transporter, with the protein MTFPLWLLALLFTALVFYTDDYVIAGVLPDLAADLGVSEPQAGQLVTVFSLTVALSAPVAAVTLTRVRRSTLFTVTLTLFTLANVAAAATSQFWILMILRVVAALCAGASTPAIFSWTARQAPAEKIGRYISVVAMGVTGAIALGVPIGTTVAQLWSWRGSFLVLAVSALVALVAIRKTMVTDVQGDDEIPVTHQLRALTAPPVALTLGVNVVAMSGSMMAFTYLAPFLAGAAPGHELRAVAFAVSGVGGIIGVWSGGVLTDRIGPRPTIVLALLTLGTGCFGAWLLWSLAPLDSAMIIVLVALGAVQALGAFALSPALTALLSMTAGDGADAAIALNTSGTYLGVTAAGALGGVVLATQDAGAVVAVSGAIVCLAAGLFALTARARPHPAST; encoded by the coding sequence ATGACGTTCCCTCTCTGGCTCCTCGCGCTTCTGTTCACCGCGCTGGTCTTCTACACCGACGACTACGTGATTGCCGGTGTCCTCCCCGACCTCGCCGCCGACCTGGGCGTGTCCGAGCCACAGGCGGGGCAGCTGGTCACCGTGTTCTCCCTGACCGTCGCCCTGTCAGCGCCCGTCGCCGCGGTGACCCTCACGCGCGTGCGGCGCAGCACCCTTTTCACCGTGACCCTGACCCTGTTCACGCTCGCGAACGTTGCCGCCGCAGCCACGTCGCAGTTCTGGATCCTCATGATCCTCCGCGTAGTCGCCGCGCTGTGTGCAGGTGCCTCGACCCCTGCCATTTTCTCCTGGACTGCCCGCCAGGCCCCGGCGGAGAAGATCGGCCGCTACATCAGCGTCGTCGCCATGGGTGTGACCGGGGCGATCGCGCTCGGCGTCCCGATCGGCACCACCGTCGCACAGCTCTGGTCCTGGCGGGGCAGTTTCCTCGTACTGGCCGTCAGCGCCTTGGTGGCGCTGGTCGCCATCCGAAAGACCATGGTCACCGACGTACAGGGGGATGACGAGATCCCGGTGACGCACCAGCTCCGCGCGCTCACCGCCCCACCGGTCGCGCTCACCCTCGGAGTGAATGTGGTGGCGATGTCTGGCTCAATGATGGCCTTCACCTACCTCGCACCCTTCCTCGCCGGTGCCGCGCCAGGCCACGAACTACGCGCGGTCGCCTTCGCCGTCTCCGGTGTCGGCGGCATCATCGGCGTCTGGTCAGGCGGTGTCCTGACGGACCGAATCGGCCCCCGTCCGACGATCGTGCTGGCCCTGCTTACTCTCGGCACAGGGTGCTTCGGAGCGTGGCTGCTGTGGTCCCTGGCACCGCTGGACTCCGCCATGATCATTGTGCTTGTGGCGCTGGGCGCGGTCCAGGCCCTCGGCGCGTTCGCCCTGTCGCCCGCACTGACGGCACTCCTCTCCATGACCGCCGGTGACGGGGCGGATGCCGCGATCGCTCTGAACACCTCCGGAACCTATCTCGGCGTCACGGCTGCCGGGGCGCTCGGTGGCGTGGTCCTCGCGACGCAGGACGCAGGTGCCGTGGTCGCCGTCTCCGGCGCGATAGTCTGTCTCGCTGCGGGACTGTTCGCCCTGACCGCGCGAGCCCGCCCACATCCCGCGTCCACCTGA
- a CDS encoding SDR family oxidoreductase produces MAKTSFLSRYRTPKLPVPRQGDTALVTGATSGIGQATAKELVKRQFRVIGTSRNPDSDASRANTPDGVELIPLDLGDPDSISAVPDELEKLGAGPVTVLVNNAGESQNGPLEELPRDALERLFQVNVIGHVQLTQVLLPQMRDARRGRIVFVGSMLGSFPLAYRGSYGASKAAIKAFAFSARREVSRFGIGVSVMEPGAINTGLSERRTIYIDDGGHYADEFQTMLTHLNDNEATGISAEQVATEILKAVGDKRPRPLYATGSSSHLAFPAARLLPRDTMGGIIAAKHGL; encoded by the coding sequence ATGGCGAAAACATCCTTCCTCTCCCGTTACCGGACCCCCAAGCTCCCCGTACCCCGGCAGGGCGACACAGCACTCGTCACCGGCGCCACCTCCGGCATCGGGCAGGCCACCGCGAAGGAACTGGTGAAGCGTCAGTTCCGGGTGATCGGCACCTCCCGTAACCCCGACTCCGATGCATCCCGCGCAAACACCCCCGACGGCGTCGAGCTCATCCCGCTGGATCTCGGCGATCCGGACTCCATCTCCGCTGTCCCCGATGAACTGGAGAAACTCGGCGCCGGACCGGTGACCGTCCTGGTCAACAACGCCGGCGAGAGCCAGAACGGCCCGCTCGAGGAGCTCCCCCGCGACGCCCTCGAGCGGCTCTTCCAGGTGAATGTCATCGGGCACGTCCAGCTCACCCAGGTTCTGCTCCCGCAGATGCGCGACGCCCGGCGCGGCCGCATCGTCTTCGTCGGGTCCATGCTCGGCAGCTTCCCGCTGGCCTACCGGGGCAGCTACGGCGCATCCAAGGCCGCGATCAAGGCCTTCGCGTTCTCCGCCCGGCGCGAGGTCAGCCGGTTCGGGATCGGGGTCAGCGTGATGGAGCCCGGCGCCATCAATACCGGCCTGTCGGAGCGTCGCACCATCTACATCGATGACGGCGGCCACTACGCCGACGAGTTCCAGACGATGCTCACCCACCTCAATGACAATGAGGCCACCGGCATCTCCGCCGAGCAGGTCGCCACGGAGATCCTCAAGGCCGTCGGTGACAAGCGCCCCCGCCCGCTCTACGCCACGGGGTCGAGTTCACATCTCGCCTTCCCCGCCGCACGCCTTCTGCCCCGAGACACCATGGGCGGGATCATTGCCGCCAAGCACGGGCTGTGA
- a CDS encoding PTS sugar transporter subunit IIA: MEDTGDTGDAGKSSAPKTRDTRDTRDTTDTADATGTAGPGRRLGTLDVVTPMPGTVAPLSAVPDPLFAAGTVGPGMAVVPDPGVEYVTVCAPVEGVVTRLMPHLFLILTDEGLPVLVHIGIDTAQLDGQGYSLHVEQGRRVQVGERITTYAPLSIGRLGFDPIVSVVMMQQDGGVEEGLMPGEPSEPGDVLFRF, from the coding sequence ATGGAGGACACAGGGGACACAGGGGACGCAGGGAAGTCGAGCGCGCCGAAGACCAGGGACACCAGGGACACCAGGGACACCACGGATACCGCCGACGCCACCGGCACGGCCGGTCCCGGACGGCGCCTGGGAACGCTTGATGTCGTGACCCCCATGCCGGGCACGGTCGCCCCGCTCTCCGCAGTGCCTGACCCGCTGTTCGCCGCCGGCACCGTGGGGCCGGGGATGGCGGTCGTCCCGGACCCTGGAGTCGAGTACGTGACCGTTTGCGCGCCGGTGGAGGGTGTGGTCACCCGGTTGATGCCGCACCTCTTCCTCATCCTCACCGACGAGGGGCTTCCAGTGCTGGTGCACATCGGCATCGACACCGCACAGTTGGACGGTCAGGGCTATTCACTGCACGTGGAGCAGGGGCGCCGCGTGCAGGTCGGGGAACGGATCACCACCTATGCCCCGCTGTCCATCGGCCGTCTGGGGTTCGACCCCATCGTGTCCGTGGTGATGATGCAGCAGGACGGCGGCGTCGAGGAGGGGCTGATGCCGGGGGAGCCGTCCGAACCGGGGGACGTGTTGTTCCGGTTCTGA
- a CDS encoding sulfurtransferase has translation MTPSQTEPFISAKDLFEASSRGEPVTVLDSDWEWGEHAAWNLYVTRHIPGSFFCDPGTMLSGSPSAEAGRNPLPNKHVLQHYVDDWGIQPGLPVRIYDRGGLIYAARAWWILRWAGVTDVRILDGGTPAWLAAGGDIAAGIGCLRGRGTFEVLAGGAPTMPTANLEDVMEISATATTGAAAPLLIDTRPADRFEGRRERLDRRAGHIPGAIGVPVSELLDEGRVPPPEIVRERLAGHGVTGDDVAAETVVYSGSGVSSALFIALMEHAGLPVARHYVGGWSQWASDRSRPAALG, from the coding sequence ATGACGCCGAGCCAGACCGAACCGTTCATTTCCGCCAAGGACCTCTTCGAGGCCAGTAGCCGTGGCGAGCCTGTCACCGTCCTCGACTCCGACTGGGAGTGGGGCGAACATGCCGCCTGGAATCTGTACGTGACCAGGCATATTCCGGGATCCTTCTTCTGTGACCCGGGCACCATGCTCTCCGGTTCACCGTCCGCGGAAGCCGGCCGGAATCCGCTACCGAACAAGCACGTCCTACAGCATTACGTCGATGACTGGGGCATCCAGCCCGGCCTGCCGGTGCGTATCTATGACCGGGGTGGGCTGATCTACGCCGCCCGCGCGTGGTGGATCCTGCGGTGGGCCGGGGTCACGGACGTCCGGATCCTGGACGGCGGGACGCCTGCCTGGCTCGCCGCGGGGGGTGACATTGCCGCCGGGATCGGTTGTCTGCGCGGCCGCGGGACGTTCGAGGTGCTGGCAGGTGGTGCGCCGACGATGCCCACGGCCAACCTGGAGGACGTCATGGAGATCTCCGCGACGGCGACGACCGGTGCCGCCGCGCCGTTGCTGATCGACACGCGCCCCGCGGACCGTTTCGAGGGACGACGAGAGCGGTTGGACCGCCGCGCCGGCCACATCCCCGGGGCGATCGGGGTCCCGGTCTCCGAGCTTCTGGACGAGGGTCGTGTCCCGCCGCCGGAGATCGTGCGCGAGCGTCTCGCGGGGCACGGCGTCACCGGCGACGACGTCGCAGCGGAGACGGTTGTCTACTCCGGGTCCGGGGTGAGCTCCGCGTTGTTCATCGCGCTGATGGAGCACGCCGGCCTGCCGGTCGCGCGGCACTATGTGGGCGGATGGTCGCAGTGGGCGTCCGACCGTTCACGTCCCGCAGCCCTGGGGTAG
- a CDS encoding response regulator transcription factor, producing the protein MSADTVIRVVVVDDESLVASSLSTLLSLEDDLDVVATLGSGEEVLDWCQRHPVADVVVMDLQMGGIDGIETAESLPDGVNVLIVTSHGRPRQLKRALAGGVLGFVPKTSSAGEFATAVRTVHAGRRYLDPELAAAAIGVGESPLTERESQVLEVAGQGGSVEQIAAAVHLAAGTTRNYLSSAMGKTGASTRFEAWRIARERGWL; encoded by the coding sequence ATGAGTGCAGACACCGTCATCCGTGTCGTTGTGGTGGACGACGAGTCCCTGGTCGCGAGTTCCCTGTCGACGCTGCTGTCGTTGGAGGATGACCTCGACGTCGTCGCGACGCTCGGCTCCGGGGAGGAAGTGCTCGACTGGTGTCAACGCCACCCGGTGGCGGACGTGGTCGTCATGGACCTGCAGATGGGCGGCATCGACGGCATCGAGACCGCCGAGTCCCTGCCGGACGGGGTGAATGTCCTCATCGTCACCAGCCATGGCCGTCCGCGCCAGCTCAAACGTGCCCTGGCAGGCGGGGTGCTCGGGTTCGTCCCGAAGACGTCCTCGGCGGGGGAGTTCGCCACGGCGGTGCGGACCGTCCACGCCGGGCGTCGTTATCTGGATCCGGAGCTTGCGGCGGCGGCGATCGGGGTGGGGGAGTCACCGTTGACCGAGCGGGAAAGCCAGGTCCTCGAGGTCGCGGGTCAGGGCGGGTCAGTGGAGCAGATCGCCGCCGCGGTGCATCTGGCGGCAGGGACAACCCGCAACTACCTGTCGTCGGCCATGGGGAAGACGGGAGCGTCCACGCGTTTTGAGGCGTGGCGCATCGCCCGCGAGCGTGGCTGGTTGTGA
- a CDS encoding sensor histidine kinase, translated as MSTTLIDAVTRPRRTWRGLGAGAKLALYTRLSMHSVIVSIGVVAIVLPLLNLNPDVPLSGRQQLLVIGLALVLMTVTLVITEYRPEFNTRARPQTQRLLLAAALLSFVVWGMGVLMYLLGDGALALTGIFLMLVAITLAPLGVLPWLRWRWPVTLVLTTVTAVLMWSDLMWWPMFWGTFLLCTSTLSAWTVGVAKQLDRARLTESALQVSEERLRFSQELHDTLGQRLAAMSVKAELARALAKRDDDRLDGELAELQELARTSVTEMHEVVDGYRAVNLSTEVEGARQLLDSAGVHLEVEGDPTELSAPMRELAAWLVREGTTNVVRHSSATRVRLAFSSGDTESVRMSNDGVTRGIERLSGLAGIRRRAEPLGAELIAERDGSLFHVTLTLKEQS; from the coding sequence ATGTCCACGACCCTCATCGACGCCGTCACCCGGCCCCGCCGTACGTGGCGGGGTCTCGGTGCGGGCGCAAAGCTCGCTCTGTACACGCGGCTGTCCATGCACTCTGTGATCGTCAGCATCGGTGTCGTCGCGATCGTTCTGCCCCTGCTGAACCTCAATCCGGATGTGCCGCTCTCCGGCCGACAGCAGTTGCTCGTCATCGGTCTGGCCCTGGTGTTGATGACGGTCACCTTGGTGATCACCGAGTACCGTCCGGAGTTCAACACCCGGGCGAGGCCTCAGACGCAGCGACTGCTGCTGGCGGCCGCGTTGCTGAGCTTCGTCGTGTGGGGCATGGGAGTACTCATGTACCTGCTGGGAGACGGTGCGCTGGCGCTGACCGGTATCTTCCTGATGCTCGTGGCCATCACGTTGGCGCCGCTGGGTGTATTGCCGTGGTTGCGGTGGCGCTGGCCTGTCACCCTGGTGCTGACCACCGTGACGGCAGTGCTGATGTGGTCGGATCTGATGTGGTGGCCGATGTTCTGGGGGACGTTCCTGCTCTGCACATCGACACTGTCCGCCTGGACGGTCGGAGTCGCCAAGCAGCTGGACCGTGCCCGCCTGACGGAGTCGGCGCTGCAGGTCAGCGAGGAACGCCTGCGGTTCTCCCAGGAACTCCATGACACCCTCGGGCAGCGGCTGGCGGCGATGTCGGTCAAGGCGGAGCTGGCCCGCGCTCTGGCGAAGCGGGACGATGACCGACTGGACGGCGAACTTGCAGAGCTGCAGGAGCTGGCCCGGACGTCGGTCACCGAGATGCATGAGGTCGTCGACGGTTACCGCGCGGTCAACCTGTCCACTGAGGTGGAGGGAGCCCGCCAGCTGTTGGACAGCGCCGGAGTCCATCTGGAGGTCGAGGGTGACCCGACAGAACTCTCGGCGCCGATGCGGGAACTGGCGGCATGGCTCGTCCGCGAAGGCACCACCAATGTGGTCCGCCATTCCTCGGCGACCCGGGTGCGGCTGGCGTTCTCGTCCGGTGACACCGAGTCCGTCCGGATGAGCAACGACGGCGTCACCAGAGGTATCGAACGGCTGTCAGGCCTGGCCGGTATCCGCCGCCGTGCGGAGCCGCTGGGAGCGGAACTCATCGCCGAACGCGACGGTAGCCTCTTCCACGTCACCCTCACCCTCAAGGAGCAGTCATGA
- a CDS encoding ABC transporter permease: MSTATAPTTDRTPTRTGGSPVTRFIALARAETLQFLRNKTLLVNATLVPMGFGMAMYFILSGDDEQSKIEASAMAMEYFLLFALMFVQFYTVLSMVTTRRDEGVLKRLRTGEARDTEILGASSFPGAVLTILFTVVMSGLLMAFGAPGPVNVVPIIVAVLLGLVVTSGLALVTSGFTKNPEAAQITSMPVMLLMFATMGNFRQLYPESVDDVLSRTPFALIFDLAQYGWAGNTTVDRMNDVAPLTSGEVIGETWQMMLILILWAAVCVWAGARYVRWDVRH; the protein is encoded by the coding sequence ATGAGTACCGCAACAGCCCCCACCACCGACCGCACGCCCACCCGCACCGGCGGTTCGCCGGTCACACGTTTCATCGCCCTGGCACGGGCCGAGACGCTGCAGTTCCTCCGAAACAAGACGTTGCTGGTCAACGCCACCCTTGTTCCCATGGGTTTCGGTATGGCGATGTACTTCATTCTCTCCGGGGACGACGAGCAGTCGAAAATCGAGGCGAGCGCGATGGCCATGGAGTACTTCCTGCTCTTCGCGTTGATGTTCGTGCAGTTCTACACCGTGCTGTCCATGGTCACGACCCGACGTGATGAAGGCGTGCTGAAACGGCTGCGCACCGGCGAAGCCCGGGACACCGAGATCCTCGGCGCTTCGTCCTTCCCCGGAGCCGTGCTGACCATCCTCTTCACCGTCGTAATGTCCGGACTGCTCATGGCATTCGGCGCGCCGGGTCCGGTCAATGTGGTTCCTATCATCGTCGCTGTCCTGCTCGGACTCGTCGTGACCAGTGGTCTGGCCCTGGTCACCAGCGGATTCACCAAGAATCCGGAGGCTGCACAGATCACCTCCATGCCGGTGATGTTGCTGATGTTCGCCACCATGGGCAACTTCCGTCAGCTGTATCCGGAAAGCGTCGACGACGTCCTCTCCCGGACTCCGTTCGCCCTGATCTTCGACCTCGCCCAGTACGGGTGGGCCGGCAACACCACGGTGGACCGGATGAATGACGTGGCTCCGTTGACGTCCGGCGAAGTGATCGGGGAAACCTGGCAGATGATGCTCATTCTCATCCTCTGGGCCGCAGTCTGTGTCTGGGCGGGAGCGCGGTACGTCCGCTGGGACGTCCGGCACTGA
- a CDS encoding ABC transporter ATP-binding protein: MTTTPAISVQDLTRTYQSKKKKDAYTAVKGVSFDVRPGEVYGLLGTNGAGKTSTLEIVEGLAAPTNGTVRVLDKDPVAARAQIRPELGIMLQSGGLPKELTVSETMRMWAGTCSTPLPVDDVLGEVDLNHRTDVRVGSLSGGEQRRLDLACALLNDPSIIILDEPTTGLDPESRSRTWELLATLKNRGVTMILTTHYLEEAERLADRIAIMNNGVIAVEGRLDELAATEGAEISFTLPQSGAAGSGGRMQDIFPSFPGAQVTRDGEQLRIETSRLQEDTHRLLDWAATNNVSLGHFSARPASLERVFSKIAGTDTSV; encoded by the coding sequence ATGACCACGACACCAGCCATCAGCGTTCAGGACCTGACACGGACCTACCAGTCGAAAAAGAAGAAGGACGCCTACACCGCCGTCAAGGGTGTCTCCTTCGACGTGCGGCCGGGTGAGGTCTACGGACTACTCGGCACCAACGGCGCCGGGAAGACCTCCACCCTCGAAATCGTCGAGGGCCTTGCCGCCCCGACGAACGGCACCGTCCGCGTCCTGGACAAGGACCCGGTCGCCGCCCGCGCGCAGATCCGTCCCGAACTTGGCATCATGCTGCAGTCCGGCGGCCTGCCCAAGGAGCTCACCGTTTCCGAGACGATGCGCATGTGGGCCGGCACGTGCTCCACCCCGCTGCCCGTCGACGACGTCCTCGGCGAAGTTGACCTCAACCACCGCACCGACGTCCGCGTCGGCTCGCTCTCCGGCGGTGAGCAGCGTCGGCTCGACCTCGCCTGTGCCCTGCTCAACGATCCCAGCATCATCATCCTCGACGAGCCGACCACCGGCCTCGACCCGGAGTCCCGCAGTCGGACGTGGGAGCTGCTCGCCACGCTGAAGAACCGTGGCGTGACGATGATCCTCACGACCCACTACCTGGAGGAGGCGGAGCGGCTCGCCGACCGGATCGCCATCATGAACAACGGCGTCATCGCCGTGGAAGGACGGCTGGACGAGCTCGCCGCGACCGAAGGCGCCGAGATCAGCTTCACCCTGCCACAGTCCGGAGCCGCCGGAAGTGGTGGCCGCATGCAGGACATCTTCCCGTCCTTCCCCGGGGCGCAGGTCACCAGGGACGGCGAACAGTTGCGGATCGAGACCTCGCGACTGCAGGAAGACACCCACAGGCTGCTGGACTGGGCCGCCACCAACAACGTCTCCCTCGGCCACTTCTCCGCCCGCCCTGCCAGCCTCGAACGCGTCTTCAGCAAGATCGCCGGCACCGACACCTCCGTCTGA
- a CDS encoding iron-siderophore ABC transporter substrate-binding protein encodes MTITLPAPVRRLSAVVCASALAVSLASCSSDSGDSDDSRTSGDSGASSSSFPVTIDSALGSTTIDEEPERVVTIGWGSQDVALALGVTPVGMPDMSSDTTDGTGILPWDREHIDSNDSSTGPELLDATSDDLPYEDILNLEPDVILAVNSGVTDDQYSRLSDIAPTVAYPGEAWQTSWEDQTTIVGEALGCSDQAEKLVEDTHQLIADAKAEHPEFEGKTIAFASGTTNEGLNTYLATDSRISLLEQLGFTVAPSVPSTGDSFAVQVSKENWASIDSDVLVSWYLSEDIRESLESDPGFARIPAVERGGYVPLTDPPMVYATSAISVLSLPWMLDNYLPLLQSAAEGESPL; translated from the coding sequence ATGACCATCACCCTGCCCGCACCCGTACGCCGTCTCTCGGCAGTTGTCTGCGCCAGCGCCCTCGCCGTCTCACTCGCCTCCTGTTCCAGTGACTCCGGCGACTCCGACGACTCACGTACATCCGGCGACTCCGGCGCCAGCTCGTCGTCCTTCCCCGTCACCATCGACTCCGCCCTCGGCTCCACGACGATCGATGAAGAACCCGAACGCGTGGTCACCATCGGCTGGGGCAGCCAGGACGTCGCCCTCGCTCTCGGCGTCACACCCGTGGGTATGCCGGACATGAGCAGCGACACCACGGACGGCACCGGCATCCTGCCCTGGGACCGCGAACACATCGACAGTAATGACAGCAGCACTGGCCCCGAACTGCTCGACGCCACATCGGACGACCTCCCCTACGAAGACATCCTCAATCTCGAGCCGGACGTGATCCTCGCCGTCAACTCCGGGGTCACCGACGACCAGTACTCGCGACTCAGCGACATCGCGCCCACCGTCGCCTACCCCGGCGAGGCATGGCAGACCAGCTGGGAGGATCAGACCACCATCGTCGGCGAGGCACTCGGCTGCAGTGACCAGGCCGAGAAGCTTGTCGAGGACACCCACCAGCTCATCGCCGACGCCAAGGCGGAGCACCCCGAGTTCGAGGGGAAGACCATCGCCTTCGCCTCCGGCACCACTAACGAAGGTCTCAACACCTACCTCGCCACCGACTCACGGATCAGTCTGCTGGAACAGCTCGGCTTCACCGTCGCCCCCAGCGTCCCGAGCACCGGAGACTCCTTCGCCGTGCAGGTCAGCAAGGAGAACTGGGCGTCGATAGACTCCGACGTCCTGGTCTCCTGGTACCTCAGCGAGGATATCCGGGAATCGCTGGAGTCCGACCCCGGGTTCGCCCGCATCCCCGCCGTGGAACGTGGCGGCTATGTGCCGTTGACCGACCCACCGATGGTGTACGCCACCAGTGCAATCTCGGTCCTGAGCCTGCCGTGGATGCTCGACAACTACCTGCCGCTGCTGCAGTCCGCAGCCGAGGGTGAGTCCCCGCTGTGA
- a CDS encoding erythromycin esterase family protein, whose amino-acid sequence MTDGSLLPVLDPASIPALETLVADARVVGWAEGLHNCAEYLSARNAVIIHGVRSGWFQLIAAETNVDAAQSVDRYLAGHGPDDPPDDVVTAMWSWFRTPLAHNAALLRWLRGHNAGVPSSRRVTFGGLDVFGDGDSGGAHRDLAVRDRAQFDNLRQLAACHPGERILLFEQTEHLDPTLDGSLGAHLAREELGTYRVAGALWTPGDPRARYPLGAYRPLAEAAVRAGTSSTPVVDGITLFPGACAGPFDLLLMSDVLHDAPTQAPLGHTRKCCTRAHSHMREDPRFP is encoded by the coding sequence GTGACTGACGGGAGCCTCCTTCCCGTCCTGGACCCCGCCAGCATCCCCGCCCTCGAGACCCTCGTCGCCGATGCACGCGTCGTCGGCTGGGCCGAAGGCCTACACAACTGCGCCGAGTACCTGTCAGCCCGCAACGCCGTGATCATCCACGGTGTGCGCTCAGGCTGGTTTCAGCTGATCGCGGCAGAAACCAATGTCGACGCGGCCCAGTCAGTCGACCGCTACCTCGCCGGTCACGGGCCTGACGATCCCCCGGACGATGTGGTCACCGCGATGTGGTCCTGGTTCCGGACCCCGCTGGCGCACAATGCCGCGCTGCTGCGGTGGCTTCGCGGACACAACGCCGGCGTCCCGTCCTCACGGCGGGTGACCTTCGGCGGGCTGGACGTCTTCGGCGACGGGGACAGCGGCGGCGCCCACCGGGACCTCGCCGTCCGTGACCGGGCCCAGTTCGACAACCTCCGCCAGCTCGCGGCCTGCCATCCGGGCGAGCGGATCCTGCTGTTCGAGCAGACCGAACACCTCGACCCCACGCTCGACGGCTCCCTCGGTGCGCACCTCGCCCGGGAAGAACTCGGCACCTACCGAGTCGCCGGCGCACTGTGGACTCCCGGTGACCCGCGGGCCCGCTACCCCCTCGGGGCATACAGGCCACTCGCCGAGGCCGCTGTTCGCGCGGGTACCAGTTCCACGCCCGTCGTCGACGGCATCACCCTGTTTCCTGGCGCCTGTGCAGGCCCATTCGACCTGCTCCTCATGTCGGACGTCCTGCACGATGCGCCGACACAGGCACCGCTCGGCCACACCCGAAAGTGTTGTACCCGCGCGCACTCCCATATGCGCGAAGACCCACGGTTCCCGTAG